CTTTCGGGCCTCTTCTTCGGTGAGAAGCGTTCGGGAAACGTCGAATGGCAGGAGGGCTGCGCCATGATGGCCATGTTCGTCGCCGCAACGATGCTCTACGGTCCCTATCTCTGGTGCCGGTTCCGCCGCGAGACCTTCGAGACCTACGGTCTCCGATGGACTCTCCCCGCGGGGGCCCTGAAGGAAACGGCCCTTTGGACGGCTCTCACCCTGCCGCCTCTGACTTTCATCGCCCTGGGCTGGCCCGGCCTCTCGCTGCCCCATTCCCCCTCTCTGCAGACGGCGACAACTCAGATCACCGCCGGCTTCGTGGCAGCCATCGTCGAGGAAACCTTTTTTCGCGGTTGGGTGCAGTCTCTTCTCTCCCGGCGCCTCGGCGCCCTCCCCTCCATCGTCGTCGCCTCCGGCCTGTTCGCCCTCAGCCATCGCATCGTCAGACCCGAGCCGATTTTCCTGGCCACCTTTTTCCCCGGCCTCGTCATGGGATTCCTGCGCCATCGCCACGGCAGCGTCGCCCCCGCCGCGCTTTATCACGGGCTGGGGAACATCTGGGCCGTCTGGTTTTTTCCCCTCCCTTAGGGAGAGCTTTATTACGAAAGGAAGTCCGTTATCGTGAAACGTGCCGCATTCGTTTCGACTCTGTTGACCCTCTTCTGCCTTCTCTGTTTCCCCCTCTCCTCCGAGGCCGTTGCTCTTCCCTCCGGCTTCCCCTCCGAGGCCTTGGCCCAGCGGAAGGAGCGATTCCTGTTCCGAATGGAGATCCCCCTTTCCATCGGAGCGGAGAC
The DNA window shown above is from Aminithiophilus ramosus and carries:
- the mrtS gene encoding Synerg-CTERM system glutamic-type intramembrane protease MrtS; this encodes MMAMFVAATMLYGPYLWCRFRRETFETYGLRWTLPAGALKETALWTALTLPPLTFIALGWPGLSLPHSPSLQTATTQITAGFVAAIVEETFFRGWVQSLLSRRLGALPSIVVASGLFALSHRIVRPEPIFLATFFPGLVMGFLRHRHGSVAPAALYHGLGNIWAVWFFPLP